The genomic DNA TTTTACTGACGTGGAACCCAAAACCACATCATCCAAAGATACAGTAACCACTGGTCCAATGAGACtttttaggtatattaaacAAGAATATGGTGTAGCAAAGATAAACTAGAATTACCCGGTTGGAAGACTTCATAACGTAATTTTGTGACGACGTCCGAGACGAAGTTAGAGTCGGCGTTCGCAAAGAATGGCACAGACGCCACGAGCGACCGGCAGTTGTAGTTGATGACGTCCTCTCGAAGCTTTTCACTCAACTCGCCGAGAATCAATTCCTCGTCGAAGAACTTCCCTTGGTATCGGTGTTCGAAGTACTCTGTGATTCTTTGACGCATTTCCCGAGGTAGTTTTCGGTACGCCATATATTCTTCTACTTGTTTTACCTGTTATTGAAAATTGACaattattagtttttgtttaGGTTCTAAAAAATAACAGGCACACCCAAATTTTTGCTAATAAATATCAGTTGTGCACTTAAAAATcacttttcaaattttccaactCATATGTAATGTAAGGTTAAACTCTATCTACAATTTGGACATTTATGCCAGGCAGATGATGGATTAGTACGGTACAAAATATACCAGGGTATTGTTTATAGAAATAATATGAAGAATGTAAGCTGTCATGAACACCCGTTAGTTAAACAATTAGTGATATCTTGGtacaacaaaaacaattatCTAAAGTGTTGCTCAGTTATCCATGGAATGATAAGAAGATgtgcaaataaatgaaaaagtgAGTATATAAACaacaactaaaaaatatatacgacgAAACGACCATTCTCTTTATACTCACGTCGAGTCTCTGAAACAGGCAACAAGGACTTTAGGATTAGTTGTTAAGATGATATTGGTGACGTTGATGACGAATGAAAATCATTTATCTGCACAAAATCGAAACTAAACATATGGATCATGAAGTTTGttgaattatcattattaattagttaccATAAGGTGTTCATAACAGCGTATCCCTATGGttataactaaaatatagataCCTATGTTGATGTGGTTTCAATGTCTACTTCTATTGCACAAATGAACGCTCTAAGTGAAGAAGAAACGTGTATGCGGAATCTGTGACGCATGATATATACACTCAGCTATATTTTTATGGTCATAACACTTGTGCTTGGTTACATTCATGACGGATGGGTGTCAATGAGGAGGTCTATTAACAGACtcgcctagaaaatgcctattatTTTTGGCATTAAAAGGAGTTTAATAATATAGGTGGCAAGAATCACAGACGCCGAAAGGGCATTCAATTCTTTAGCTTTAAAGGATTTAAAACGTTTGTTATGACTTAATCGACTGGATGTCATCTATTTAGGAATGCCATCGGTTACGGCATTTTGTTATCCTTTGGTAGAAAGGCGAAGCAAGACGACAATATCGCAGAGTTTCTGCGCACAATTTCTAAATTAGTTACGTACAGAATATCCAGTAAAAACCCAAAGGCTTATACGCCGTGGAATCACGGATTCCTCATAAGTCACTCATCCCGAGTGTAGAGTACACTTATGAATTTAATTCAAAGTAGCAGACGCCATACCCAGTACCCGTTTCCGTAGAAactcggggataaaatatagaatatatcAGCCGGGGATAGTGAAGTTTCCCaaaagtgaaataatttttcaaataggttgagtagtttcggagcctattcaatgaaacaaacaataaaatcttttctctttaattagtatagataaaatgctCGTATTTACCTTTTCACGGTACTGTCTTCTCGATGAGTCAAGACTCTGGATGAGGTTGGTAGCGTGACCGAGGAACAAGGCATAGCAAGTGGCGCCAGAAATCATCGAGAGCATGGTGAGCCACATGTCCGTCAGCGACTGAGGCGGAAACCTCCCATACCCGATGCACAGCATGTGGGACATCGCCTTGAACAGCGCCCAAGAGTATTGTTCGAGCCAAAAGGCATCCTGTAAACATGAAATAGATACCAAACATGtatcaaatcaataaaaaaaacccagGTTTAAGTGTTTGTTTCTGTATTTGCTGAGATTATCTAAAAATGATGcaacctatctatactaaaaattataacatgGATGGCTCATGAAGGTTTTTAAAGTAAACTCTCGTTAGTAAAGTTAGAGAAAATCTTGTATCTAAATAATAGCCATCTGAATTGATCATACAATAGAACTACATTAATTAGAAAATCGTGTCCTGCATCGTAATATGAAATTCCTTTTCTCTCTTTTAAGAAATTCGTATTTAGATGTCTGGCTTTCGTAATTTGTAATATGTAGATACCCCGCTACCACATAGAGCACGTTAGGCTGTTGATCCAATCCAGGTAACGATCATTAAGCTATCCATAGCATAGCAGTATGGTGGAGCAGCGCGATGACTTCGAAATCCCCTATTTCTAtagttctttttctttataGTTCCCTTCCCGTTCCATCCTGTCATAATATATGCATTTCAAAAAAACTGTTGTCTCTTGAATTTTTGATACTGACCTGTAACTCATTTATCGCTACCCAAGAATTTGGGGGAAATCCCTGGAGCATCGGAACGAGAAACTGTAGACATCCCGACCAGTGTCCGATCAACAACATCATGCAGATGAGGTTGAATATCCGCATGAACACCGACGCCATGTTGAGGAACTGTGAACAGAACGTGTGACATTAACATCGAGCAGCCGGACAGCATCGCCTCTAAAGGAAGCCGTGCGGACTGCGCGCGACAAGGATGCTCGAGTTCAAGCATCGCCATGATATCTACCGATGGATTCTTAAAGAGtgagaaataaaatatgaacGCGTGAGACTTCGTCGTCGAGCGGGCATGCGATCGGCGGGCCTGCGGGCAGAGCGGGCTCGAGCCGCCGCGGCCGGCCCTGCCCGCCGCCGGCGCGCCTCCGCGCGGCTGCCGGGGACGGGGTCGGAGACAGAAACGCCAACGAAAGAGAGGAAGCGAAGCGAGCGCAGCGTGTGAAGGACGCCGGGCGGCGCCGGAGCATGCAAGCGGGCGAACGAGCACATGCGCGCCGGCTGCGCCGACCCTGGTTACCTTAAAGATCAGATTGCTTTTGGTGTCACCCTTCTTTTTGGCGACGTCGGAGCTGAGCCTTCCCCTTCTTTCCGTGCGCTTTTTTTGGAGATTCTGCAAGATCTAGAAAACAAGCGAGAAATACGAGATAGTAGGAAGAGAGCCAGGCGCGCCCGGAGCGCGGGCGGGGTCGGCGGGCGGAGACGTCGCGGGGGTGCGGGTGTCGGCGGGGCGGGGGGCGCGTGCGCACACAGATGCACTAACACCGAGAGGGCTAGGCCCCTAGCTACCGCGGGAGCATGCGGCACCTGCGAGGCGAGGTCGCGCGAGGCGGCGTCGGCGGCGCCCGGCTCGTCGCTCGGCTGCGGAGCGGGGCTCATCTGCACACAACAGCGTCACTGCGACGTCGCCCTTGCCCCACTCCACTCTCCACTCTCACTGACTCTCCGCGCATTACTACTGGGAGTTCACCTACTACGTGGCTGGCTACTAATTATCTGGTACATATCGGtgcattattatttcattatttcgcTTCTATCGGCTTCTTGCAAGGGGTGTTCTAGTGATTCCGTCACTAATATTTGATTTACCGTCATTTTCCTAATATCTATCTACGTATAAATGTTTCATTATCTCGGATCAGACGTACAAGTGTAACTACTGTTCGTTGTTTCGCGGGATGTGTCACGCAAGTTTCAATATTACGGAAAGTTCGGCGTCAGCGCATCATCTAAAGGCTTTGAGAAGCGGCAAACACAAAAATCAAATTggcaaatcaaatatcacgtgagtGTGGGACGGTTGGGTCGGCAGAGGGCGGACGCGGTACGCGGCGCGGCGCGGCACTGGCGCAAAGAAAGTGACAGATTAGACATCTCAAGTGAGAGCGTGCTCAGGCAGAAACAAGCTTGCAGAGAAGCAGTAGAGAAGTGCAGAGCGGGACATGGGCTCACATACAGTGGAGGGCAGGACAATGGTACAGTAGAGGATAACAACAAACTCCAATGACACGTCATTAGGATCGCTACTGACTAGaaacattttagaatttttaatagTAGATTAACATTTTTGCACACAGTTAAATTTACAAGAATCATTATCGCCAATCAAACATTACACAgacacttttaaaaaaaaacattataaatattccaatataaattaataatatcattaaaattatgttagtGTCAATCCAATGTTAGTTTATGTGAGCGTAATGTGTTGGTTAGGGCTGTGTTAGTTGGCAAGTAAGAAGATGAGCAAAAAATTCCAAAGCTAGAAGAAATTGGTGGCTTACATATACTTCCTCCCATTGCGAGACATATCTGACGAGCCTGGAAAGTCTGAGCAGTCGTACCAGCGATAAAAGTTTTGCTAACCGTAGTATCCTTAGCGCTCGACCGGCGTGAAGAATTTGAAAGCTTTCACTAAAGTCCTGTGAACATAATCGAAATAATGTTACGACAGTGCTTACACAATCCTTCGATCCTCTCCACGTCGCTAATAGATCTAGAGCGCCAACACGCGAAACCtaacatttttatacattagAAGTGTACAAAACATGCATACTTGCTGATGCTAACTTATAGGTTTAAAAATATGTCAGCCAAAGAAAAGTGCCGAAGCATTACACTTGACatgttataattatgttttaaacaatttatattcCATTTGAGATATTGTATAAGTAAAATGTTAGTGAAACTAGAATTTGTACAAGTAGATAATTAAAATTTGCTGAATTTACAAATATTGATGACATctgtaaaatatttcattgcTTTCATATAACATCGCTATCAAAAACTGTTGTTAAAATTAGTAAATGTATTAAGGTACCatgtaaatattacaatttggtCGTGTTGCAGATTTTTGCATAATAGTTAAAACACTGAATACATAGACATACGTGCTGTTTaagaatataacaaaaataagctAAAACCAATataaagttgataataaaatgcCATTAATAAACATGCTTtcagtaaaatatatgttataGTGATAAGGAATAATTTCAAAGAGATTTACGTGCAAATCAGTAAACATTTTGTGGCTTAAGAAAATCCAGAAGAAGAGAGTGTGTAGTTGTAAGAACAGACAGTGCACAAAGTTGAAATGTGCTCATTAAAGGCCATAACCCTAGAGATAAAGACTTCAGTATCCCATACGATCAGATCACCTAAAGACAAGAGCGATGAAGCGAAGAAGGGTAAAATAGAATGAGTTCACGTCAGATTCATATGGGTTACTAATGATTGAATTCGTGCAGAAACATATTTTATAGCtgtgaaatttgaaataaaaattgaagaTGTATCTAGAGTGCGACAATCAAACCTTTGCAAGGTTTCATAGAAACCTTTACAATACGAGAATATATAACCAAACACGAAGGCGCGTTGAACGTTCTCGTGGCAGTTGGGTAAGAATCacaatgagaaaaaaatatcacaaaacaaaaataaaaattctcactatactgaaataaaattaacaccCAAGCTGAAACAGAATCAACAACATAAAAGATAGATTAAAACTAGTAATAGGAACACGGCCAAATTGCAACGTACGTTTACCTGATTGAAGATTAGGAATATATAATCTAGTGGTATGCTAGAGATGAGGTCAAGGAAGAACCACGTCCTCAAATAGTGCTTCGCTATTAACTTTGGATCTAATATCACTTGTTCTGCATTATCTTGCTGCATAATTCCTGGAAAAAAAGGAAATACGGTTGATTTTTTGCTATTATCTTATAGTCCTGTCAATGCAAGTACTATTATTAATTAGAGTAAGAAGTAGAAGTACAATTTTATTGTACTTCTTCTTACCAAAGGAGACGTTACTATTgcaaaattgtagtcaaggatttAGTAAGTTTAGTTTTATTGACTTTTAGCCATAGTAGTggtaatttattcataaatgttCGTATTAATAGtcacaaatcatcatcatcaaaattataaattacctatataaattaattaaaaaaaaatgttttaattccattttacaataaagtaaatgtcataaattttcattttctacgAATTCGTTATAGAAAACATTGTCGACAAACCAAGCTCAAAGTTTCTTTTTAAACGTATTAAGtattcattgtattttttacatttcgcggatttatgttgttgtttttaatttaaaaaatctgttcattattttaattgacttttttctaggttatgccacatatcgcagggtattatttattctaagaaaattgtgatgtgtggcataatggtagcaataaaaatattttctttctttctaattgtaaaaatatgtaataacaaATGTACACACCTGTTCTAAAATTAACAACGATATCTATAAGAAATATGGTGTCCGATAGACAATTAAAGGCTATCCACCGCGTGCTGAGGTCATCGTTGAAGAAGGATATGGCGACGGGGAGAATGATGAGGTTCGCCACCAGCAACAGTAGCATACAGAGATCCCAGTAGAATCTGAAAGTAAATACAAACATAACGTTAGCTACTAATGTATGCATGTATGCAATCCCTTCCTGAATAAATAGGAAGGgatttcattgttttaatataCTGGCATCACGGAATACAATAGGAATACACGGAATATGGTACTTggctaatattaaatttaacataaacaatattaatttcgcatagtacatggaaatatatcgatatcaatcgCTGACctcttcatttaaaaaattggccaattttgttttggcagttttagaattattaaaaaacgatctagtaaaacgataatgaactatttaagaacatttaaaaaaagtgtcaactagcctattgatgATGGCaatataaaaagttaaagataataagctaataaataatgatatacctactcgtaatattcTACACAATAAGATTCATTTAATATAACCTTTTAAAGCCAGATGTTACAATCGTTCCTATTCTGAACATTAAGAAACACTTTAAGTTAGTTTGTAATTATGCAAAAGTGTCTAGAACAAATCCATCAAGTTCGAGATAAGGCTTAAACATTTTGACAAATCGAAATTAATACGAATCTCATAACCTGTTTTAAACAGATAAAATTAtctaataaaagtttaataatcACTCACATAAACATAATCATCGTTGAAGTGATTATTAGCTAGCCAGCATCCATACCGACAAAGGCTATTATTCAGAATGTTTTTGTCGGTCGGCCGGCACTTCTGGCAATGTGCTCGAAATGGAGTAAATGACggtaattttacacaataagcCAGAAAAATATCCTCGATTACTCCTCTGTCGGTAGGTACTTGAAATTCGAATAACGTGCTCTACATTTTTAACCTTTCAACGCCAATAGATTTATCTTCTTCCTTTTTGTGCCTACGTGTTCATATATTTATAGACTAAACTCCTCCTTATAGCTGAcagttaagtattttttatgtgAAATCACagtaataatacttttttttgtgtGTGCTGTGGGTGAAATAAAGAATATTGTAAAGTATATATTATTCAAGGGGCTAAAATACCctttatatacgaggtattatTAGGGCACCAGCCGGAAGGCGAGGTCTGCTAAaaagaaaccgagtttataatgggtttagctcCGCGTGTTACAGTGAAAAGTAGAGTGTAgggtaaaatgtaaaatgggtttttagccccttgtataacaatctactattattgtGCTCGTAGTTCCTGATTCtctatgaaattgaaaatcataaaaaaatattttagaaattggAGTTTAGTTTCACAAAGAGCGCATTTCGAATCCTGATTAGATAATTTTAGAAGGTGGtgctttaaaaattcatttgagTTTTTGCAAATTCGATTACTTCGCTACGTACAGATCTTTATGtagtaagttaaattaaataacttacaaGTCTTTATAACGGAAGCAGATGAAAGACCTAAACTTAGGTAAGTGTACTTTTTAGACAATGTCCAACCAAGGCTTACGGTGGACATTGTTTAGTTTAGGCCTTTAAAAATACGACATAATATTTACGACTACTAAAagcagaaatattatttaacagtgAAACAAAAATAAGTGTAGGTAAGCGCTGCTGGACATAAAACTGATTTTATTATTGTGGTTATGATgtgataaacaatttatttgcTATGATTTCAGAGTAGGGTGTATTGATAATAGTTGACGAGGCCTAGTATTTTTACCGTAAATATTTCAGTTCAGATCTTAAGAATTACCATTGTtcagaattatttattatattatacatatacgtatgtatatgtagtatataaattataaggaaacctgcatacctacctaagaattttcttaattctcttcgggcgagaattctgccaatccgcattgggccagtgtggtggactattggtcttacccctcttattctgatagGAGAATCGtggattgataataatgatgatgatgatattgatataaatttataattgataAATTCAGCTGTCTTAGTACCTACACAGGCTATACTATAGcgttactttggggctaaatagtcTATTCTTCTATTCTAGTCTATTGTTTTAGTAATATCATGTCGGTTGACAACAATATAATTGTAAAGTTTGCAATACCTACATTATAAGTAAACGTGTGTTTTAAAATGACAGTAGCAGAGGCGGTAGTTAATCCGGTGTAATTAGGAGCTACGAGGCAAATGTGGAAACACGCAAATCAAGCCTAAATGCAGCCCGAGCGCGCTCGTCAGCGGATTTAGCGGAAGGCTTTTGTTtgtgtttcattttaaaatttaatcctaAGCTAGAATAGGCTGTACTTACACTCGTCTCTCGTCTCGTTTATGAACGGTAGCATATTTTGCTCTCATACTTTATTTAGCTTTAGCTTATATACATTTTTGATGTGCCGCCGAACATCTAtggccgcacgtaaaaccgatttttggcgacgcgtcgccacgccagaaatcggttttaccatggtatatattatatacagtctatatgcagaCGTGTGTAcagtgtggcgacgcgtcgccatgcgcaatcgactgtgcgattctctcccactcgatccggcgttaagccatctctctcgctacactgagctcggatacctaCCTATAGTGTATATTTCGTAATGTATACAGTGttgtttaacttttataaaataatgtcgatgtttcacatctgacggctcactttttttttattctctacaagttagcccttgactacagtctcacctgatggtaagtgatgatgccatctaagatggaagcaatcTGATGGAAGATTGTATGTATGATTAAGATTTGATGTTGATTGTGTAGGATgacatccacactcctttcggtttcaacacgacatcgcaccggaacgctaaatcgctaggcggtacgtctttgttggtagggtggtaactagcgacgcccgaagcctcccaccagccagacctgtactaATTAAGCTGTCACCTATGTCTAGATTTACGGTATTTATACCTAAACGTATAAAATTTAAAGGTACTAACTTTTCGCCTAAAACCATTTCCTACGTCCATAAATAAATTACAGTGCATAGCGTGTTAAAATACTTCATTTCCGTGTAAAAATTTCTGTATAAACTAGGTTCGCAGTAAAATCTCTGTTGAATTTTGAAGGTTTTTGTgagatgagattttttttttaaataaataggttaGTCACGCGACACCACGTTTATTTAGGTTCAGCTCTTTATCTGATCTGTGACATTCTAACTAATGTTCAATCTGTGATTATATTTCTAATAGTTTaaaatcatcgatctcctattaaaaagtggatgcacaatcagcgaccaaaaaacgtccacactgaatgagtgccaaacacaacttcttggcactcaattcaagtagtcgcaattgcaaatttaaccttaaactcaatccttgaagttaagattgctctgaattttggattttattggatattggactatattttaaGGCCTTTAGGAATagttttctttaccaatataGCGGTAAGAATTTTGAGTTTAAATGATTACCATACATCATAATAAAATTgaactgtctgtctgtgatttcaagataactgtgttttctccaGTGTGACaggctttttttaaaaaaaaaattgtcgttctgtttgtccgggctaatctctggatcggctaaaccgatttaaacaggactttcactggtagatagaaGAGGTCTTTGAgcaacataaaggctactttttattccggaaaaatcgacatttcccgcgggatttacgaaaactgaatttcggctcactgttgagcacgaatctcctctcagaatgtaaTGGttgctggcccattgcggattggcagacttcacacacgtagagtatttaaaatttatctcaggtatgcaggtttccacacgatggttttccttcaccgtttgagacacgtgatatctaatttcttaaaatgcacatagctgaaaagtaggaggtgcaggccctggattggattcgaacctacgtcctccgaattgaaggtagaggtcatatacactgggctatcacggctcacgggtACAAAATTTGTACCCGTTAGTATGTATTAACTAAACTTTAGGGCTAAATTCAAGTATGTAGGTAAATGTAAGTCAGATGAATTGAAGTTAAAAAAGTTAGTTAAGTAATTAGTTAAGCTCTGTGTAAAAGTCCACCTAGGTGGTTCAGGAAAACTACGGTAGAACCACATTCAAAACCGGCggattaataaattacttaaaccGCGGTTCTGTTCGCAGTTTATGGTCTCATGTATTTCGTGGCTTTAATCATggcattaaattttatattagtgCCATTACCAGTACGTACGGATGCAAGATTGATCGTAAATTTGATGAGATATGTAGGGCATTTTTATGGTTTCCTTAGTACTATCATTAGCCATCAACAGgtatttttattacctaatCTGTTTGACTATTCAATAAGTGCTGATGAAGTAATATCATCGGGTCTTGTTTATTATTGGTTGACGTATGACTGTTGTCGTTATTGGGGGAGGAAGATAATATAGCATCTGGACATCGTGTtttagttcgttgatgacactcccatgatatgcgggcgacggggggaaagactgcgtgggtttttcattcatcgctacacgccccccggctcgCGCAGGCCATCGGGTGTGTTATGAACTTATAGTTACTATATTAGCTATAGTGTATAGGTCTTCCCGGACTTCACTGCAATTTCCCCTGATGTTAAGAGATGCAGTTATCTAAGATGATTTAGCTGACTTATTTGGAAAACGTTGGTTAGTAAACCCTGACTGTCTTCTACGCGGcctaatcatcatatcagccgatggacgtccactacaggacataggccttttgtagggatttctaaacatcacgatactgagccactgcatccagcgaatccctgctactcgcttgatgtcgtcagtccacctggtggggggtcgaccaacattacGCTTTGTGCCAACCAACCAACACGCGGTCTAATAcagttgttaaataaataaaaaataaataaattacagatgTTAATCAAGCattaagaccgcctttgcacagtTGTAagtgtttttcttttgtgttattccacaattataatatttatagcctcaatagctcaacggtgagaccggactcatcaccgaggggtggtgattcgatccccgccccgttggactattgtcatgcccactcctaatacagtctttcccgactagttggaggggaattgggaatatttaaaaaaattatattatattaatatcattgttattcCACCTCCAGCGCGaaaatctaagaaaattttgattgtattttaataaatgattcACACTTCTCATTTCTAGTCCAGGTAAGGCCACTAAAATGACTCATAAATTACATTACTCATTAGTAGTTCATTTAACTTTTACTGATTCTCAGAATCCGTTGGAAGGTAAATCGAGATGAGAGATGACTCGCATTCGCAGATCGCATAAGAGGTTATCGAACGATTTCCTAGAAATATACATAATCTATATATtctatatctttactaatattataaagttgaagagttagtttgttcgattgaaaaaaaaaaaaatctctggaactactggtggtccgatttgaaaaattctttcagtgttagataacccatttatcgagaaaggctatatattatccccgtattcctacgggaacgggaaccacgcgagtgaaaccgcgcggcgtcagctagtatagaaTAAATTCACTGTTTTTATCTGCTTTATGTATAACAACGAgacaagattttttataattttgtttgtagcGTACCTATAGGTTCGGAAGATATAGACTGATTTAAATATATCCAAACAACCGGTTATCAGAGctccagagtgagaaacctcctcacaatacacgcGGTCTCAAggatcactgccttttgtatccgacccacgatccagcagttaagcgaaatattattattattatttaattatataattacggAGAACTGCAATGCACACATATCCGGGTCATTGCACAAGAGAGTAATGCGACCCGGATATCGGCCCCACGTGATAACATGCCCCGATGATCATTAGCGACACTGACTGACCTTGTTCTGACGTCAAAGCCTGAAGTGCTTTACACTTGGGATAATTATTAGAAAActataaattactagcagactcAACAAACGTTGATCTgcaatatctataaaatattgctttcaaactcatacaaaaatactaaaataatgatcacttttaaaaattaatattgcgAGTAGTGAGGAGGAAATACTTGGCGCTCAGATGAATTACATAGGtacctgcctcgttagacggTACTatcaagaatcaacgatcttggcgtttataaaaactgtttcaataGAATCGATgcttcattgttgtaatcgtatCCGTCGTGTAAAGATCTCCTTAAAAATGCCAGTTTGTGTAGTAAGTGGCATTAAAAATGGTctacaacttctagtttattataagatgAAGTTACGTCTCATTTGtatgtatttccaaaataaattatattaaacaatatctaaaaataatcgattcatTAGCCGGAATAGCAAaccatcgatcaagtaatcgaatactCTGTGTAACGAGTGTAAGCGATGTGTATAATCATTTGTGTagaaattacacgtgtgtgtattgcgaat from Bicyclus anynana chromosome 20, ilBicAnyn1.1, whole genome shotgun sequence includes the following:
- the LOC112057979 gene encoding potassium/sodium hyperpolarization-activated cyclic nucleotide-gated channel 2 isoform X1 encodes the protein MSLRSLHRRLSSANHTCEDGGGGAATGTGGRTASLRLANGRVAAQSAEQLPHSPADCASVRISIDNTNTCCTDSLVTALDDETLLLGDADMSLKQGSGTGKVHFGGLDDVSLYGTPVEPAPPAPDAKQGFLRNQLQALFQPTDNKLAMKLFGSKKALMKERIRQKAAGHWVIHPCSSFRFYWDLCMLLLLVANLIILPVAISFFNDDLSTRWIAFNCLSDTIFLIDIVVNFRTGIMQQDNAEQVILDPKLIAKHYLRTWFFLDLISSIPLDYIFLIFNQVNDFSESFQILHAGRALRILRLAKLLSLVRLLRLSRLVRYVSQWEEVYILQNLQKKRTERRGRLSSDVAKKKGDTKSNLIFKFLNMASVFMRIFNLICMMLLIGHWSGCLQFLVPMLQGFPPNSWVAINELQDAFWLEQYSWALFKAMSHMLCIGYGRFPPQSLTDMWLTMLSMISGATCYALFLGHATNLIQSLDSSRRQYREKVKQVEEYMAYRKLPREMRQRITEYFEHRYQGKFFDEELILGELSEKLREDVINYNCRSLVASVPFFANADSNFVSDVVTKLRYEVFQPGDIIIKEGTIGNKMYFIQEGIVDIVMANGEVATSLSDGSYFGEICLLTNARRVASVRAETYCNLFSLSVDHFNAVLDQYPLMRRTMESVAAERLNKIGKNPNLVAHREDDTTSEGNTINAVVNALAAEAEHVSLSDDSVARLSERSLGLALQPLQAASCRMAGVALPGLGVAAALPRPKSEHDFSAAPPLASAAAFHKSDAGIAP
- the LOC112057979 gene encoding potassium/sodium hyperpolarization-activated cyclic nucleotide-gated channel 2 isoform X10, coding for MKLFGSKKALMKERIRQKAAGHWVIHPCSSFRFYWDLCMLLLLVANLIILPVAISFFNDDLSTRWIAFNCLSDTIFLIDIVVNFRTGIMQQDNAEQVILDPKLIAKHYLRTWFFLDLISSIPLDYIFLIFNQVNDFSESFQILHAGRALRILRLAKLLSLVRLLRLSRLVRYVSQWEEVYILQNLQKKRTERRGRLSSDVAKKKGDTKSNLIFKFLNMASVFMRIFNLICMMLLIGHWSGCLQFLVPMLQGFPPNSWVAINELQDAFWLEQYSWALFKAMSHMLCIGYGRFPPQSLTDMWLTMLSMISGATCYALFLGHATNLIQSLDSSRRQYREKVKQVEEYMAYRKLPREMRQRITEYFEHRYQGKFFDEELILGELSEKLREDVINYNCRSLVASVPFFANADSNFVSDVVTKLRYEVFQPGDIIIKEGTIGNKMYFIQEGIVDIVMANGEVATSLSDGSYFGEICLLTNARRVASVRAETYCNLFSLSVDHFNAVLDQYPLMRRTMESVAAERLNKIGKNPNLVAHREDDTTSEGNTINAVVNALAAEAEHVSLSDDSVARLSERSLGLALQPLQAASCRMAGVALPGLGVAAALPRPKSEHDFSAAPPLASAAAFHKSDAGIAP
- the LOC112057979 gene encoding potassium/sodium hyperpolarization-activated cyclic nucleotide-gated channel 2 isoform X5; translated protein: MIMECVTGLCQSVKNGFRRSVEVVRETFSCTTEYSLSDADMSLKQGSGTGKVHFGGLDDVSLYGTPVEPAPPAPDAKQGFLRNQLQALFQPTDNKLAMKLFGSKKALMKERIRQKAAGHWVIHPCSSFRFYWDLCMLLLLVANLIILPVAISFFNDDLSTRWIAFNCLSDTIFLIDIVVNFRTGIMQQDNAEQVILDPKLIAKHYLRTWFFLDLISSIPLDYIFLIFNQVNDFSESFQILHAGRALRILRLAKLLSLVRLLRLSRLVRYVSQWEEVYILQNLQKKRTERRGRLSSDVAKKKGDTKSNLIFKFLNMASVFMRIFNLICMMLLIGHWSGCLQFLVPMLQGFPPNSWVAINELQDAFWLEQYSWALFKAMSHMLCIGYGRFPPQSLTDMWLTMLSMISGATCYALFLGHATNLIQSLDSSRRQYREKVKQVEEYMAYRKLPREMRQRITEYFEHRYQGKFFDEELILGELSEKLREDVINYNCRSLVASVPFFANADSNFVSDVVTKLRYEVFQPGDIIIKEGTIGNKMYFIQEGIVDIVMANGEVATSLSDGSYFGEICLLTNARRVASVRAETYCNLFSLSVDHFNAVLDQYPLMRRTMESVAAERLNKIGKNPNLVAHREDDTTSEGNTINAVVNALAAEAEHVSLSDDSVARLSERSLGLALQPLQAASCRMAGVALPGLGVAAALPRPKSEHDFSAAPPLASAAAFHKSDAGIAP